Proteins co-encoded in one Christiangramia fulva genomic window:
- a CDS encoding Ig-like domain-containing protein: protein MTIADIKAKITAWIRTGIPNNVKSSNVRTLLSWLAIRVDVQETGRLRIIKISGNTSEDLQKGDKVTGIVEDTFMFNGVYLGGDINLLSSYSVNNYATIADLYPTDRLLESSYKWKENYTYTVLWVRYVKNGVINRIDFNQDIPLDAPDAQDRIDRIVFNIDTLSLEVVKGDPAPVPSPKAINENQKQITFVPVKTGTTQPEGVGETVVYAENAQELGGEFDTSVSDASIDPNNAEDPATGSKAIKFNNVPNLAYLDLDTSTAFSNADASLLVLSIKCINNKKHKLAIEFRTQAGTSLSSFNLEDGVLGFDRSNLTDYQVIAIPLDGLSITNSDRIRITNLTTGSSLFIDDILIQKGTPNTTTSGAFLPTGGFVGTAQELKDQIDAIGANPGVTTVTGDGVDNTDPDNPVLSFPNADQVDDSSTTNKFVTQAEKDKLAAISNPILLKGQWDPNSGAFPSNVKAGWSYIVSGTATVDGIEFGIKDRIIALVDNASTTTYADNWFHDDYSDTSYQSELTTAGTKATPVDADIFGYLNSAASNILVKFTWANIKTALENFFNPKYQKIKADYGTVQNLFDNQSEQFTNEQYTILDATGWNDGTTTITSGWATVKYNGGTAGDESDYDLREYEQGLEFSATANQYGQHPAFSSQNEAIIWLLGNAVGEAPNNAPTISGVPDVTQTEGYSSFTVDLSAYSSDPDGDALTYDASSADTNLATVSVSGSILTVTEVAGSGTVNITVTVDDGLATGQDVFLLTVDAAITGTQLNTPTGMTAQSSGGDAIDIFWNDTNS, encoded by the coding sequence ATGACAATCGCTGATATCAAAGCAAAAATTACAGCCTGGATCAGGACTGGAATCCCCAACAATGTAAAGTCCTCTAACGTGAGGACTTTGCTTTCTTGGTTAGCCATTCGTGTAGATGTCCAGGAAACAGGCCGTTTAAGAATTATTAAAATATCTGGTAATACCTCCGAAGATCTTCAAAAAGGGGATAAAGTAACCGGAATTGTTGAAGACACCTTTATGTTCAACGGGGTATATCTGGGCGGGGACATTAACCTGCTTTCCAGTTATTCGGTAAACAACTACGCCACTATTGCCGACCTTTACCCTACCGATCGCTTACTGGAATCTTCCTATAAATGGAAGGAAAACTACACCTATACCGTTTTATGGGTCCGTTACGTAAAGAACGGGGTCATCAATCGCATCGATTTTAATCAGGATATTCCTTTGGATGCTCCCGATGCGCAAGACAGGATCGATAGAATTGTATTTAATATTGACACTCTTTCCCTTGAGGTGGTCAAAGGTGATCCTGCACCGGTACCAAGTCCTAAAGCTATAAATGAAAATCAAAAACAGATCACTTTCGTTCCGGTAAAAACTGGAACCACTCAGCCGGAAGGAGTGGGTGAAACGGTGGTTTATGCCGAGAATGCTCAGGAACTAGGCGGTGAATTTGATACCAGTGTTTCAGATGCTTCCATTGATCCTAATAACGCGGAAGATCCTGCAACCGGCTCTAAGGCTATCAAGTTCAACAATGTACCCAATCTGGCATACCTTGATCTTGATACAAGCACGGCTTTCAGCAATGCTGATGCCTCTCTTTTGGTGCTAAGCATTAAGTGTATCAACAATAAAAAACATAAACTGGCCATTGAGTTTAGAACTCAGGCCGGTACTTCATTAAGCTCTTTTAACCTTGAAGACGGTGTTCTTGGCTTTGACCGTTCCAATCTTACCGATTACCAGGTCATAGCCATTCCTCTGGATGGCCTCAGTATTACCAATTCAGACCGTATAAGAATTACCAATCTTACTACAGGCTCCAGCCTGTTTATTGATGACATTCTTATACAGAAAGGAACTCCTAACACTACCACCTCAGGCGCTTTTCTTCCTACCGGAGGTTTTGTTGGTACGGCCCAGGAATTAAAAGACCAAATAGATGCCATTGGAGCTAATCCAGGAGTAACTACCGTTACCGGTGACGGCGTGGATAATACCGATCCAGACAATCCGGTGCTTTCTTTTCCGAATGCTGATCAGGTAGATGACTCTTCAACTACAAATAAGTTTGTTACTCAGGCTGAGAAAGATAAGCTTGCCGCCATTAGCAACCCCATTCTTTTAAAAGGACAATGGGACCCGAATTCAGGTGCTTTTCCTTCGAACGTAAAAGCAGGATGGAGCTATATAGTTTCCGGTACCGCTACGGTAGACGGGATAGAATTTGGAATAAAAGACAGGATTATTGCCTTAGTAGATAATGCTTCCACAACCACCTATGCAGATAACTGGTTCCATGATGACTATAGTGATACGTCTTATCAATCTGAACTTACCACGGCAGGAACAAAGGCAACTCCTGTGGATGCCGATATTTTCGGGTATCTCAATTCTGCAGCTTCAAACATTCTGGTAAAGTTTACATGGGCAAACATAAAAACCGCTCTTGAAAACTTTTTCAATCCCAAATACCAGAAAATAAAAGCCGATTACGGAACGGTTCAGAATTTATTTGACAACCAAAGTGAGCAATTCACCAATGAGCAATATACCATATTAGACGCCACCGGATGGAATGACGGCACAACGACTATCACTTCAGGCTGGGCAACGGTAAAATACAATGGAGGCACAGCAGGTGATGAAAGTGATTATGATCTTAGGGAGTATGAGCAAGGTTTAGAATTTTCAGCAACCGCCAACCAATACGGACAGCACCCGGCTTTTTCAAGTCAGAACGAGGCTATTATTTGGCTTCTAGGAAACGCAGTTGGTGAAGCTCCTAATAATGCTCCTACTATTTCAGGAGTTCCCGATGTAACACAAACAGAAGGATATTCAAGTTTCACGGTTGATCTTTCTGCCTATTCTTCCGACCCTGACGGGGATGCCTTGACTTATGATGCAAGTTCAGCAGACACCAATTTAGCAACGGTAAGTGTTAGCGGTTCAATCCTAACAGTAACCGAAGTTGCAGGTTCAGGAACGGTAAATATTACGGTAACTGTTGATGATGGACTTGCAACCGGACAAGATGTGTTTTTGTTGACCGTAGATGCGGCAATAACAGGAACACAATTAAACACTCCTACAGGAATGACAGCACAATCTTCAGGGGGTGATGCAATAGATATATTCTGGAACGATACAAATTCATAA